In Pyrenophora tritici-repentis strain M4 chromosome 6, whole genome shotgun sequence, the DNA window ACATGACGCTGCGTTTCATATAGTCAGTGACGTTTCTCTCTTTGAGTAGATGTGCAAACGTGAGAAGTACATTATACGAGACCAGACGCCTATCAAGAGGGTAAGGCGCTTCTCGGGAGAAAGCTGCAACGGAAGGACCATTAAGGTCGGTACGATGGCAAGGGCAAGGTCGGTGACTATGTTCATAGAGGCAATAAAGATTCGTACTGCACGCTGCCATTTTTTAGTCTGAGATAACGATGGCGTGCGTAACGGGACTGACTATGTCGATGCATTGCGGGTTGGTGATGTTTGAACGATGCTGTGATGGACACTGGAACGCGATGAGAAACACGGCGCTCAACCCCCAAAACACCGTGATGGCGCTAGTACCGTACAGCATCCGCCGATGTGTGGTGAAGGGGGTTGCAGCGTCCAGAAGGATAAGTAGTGAGCCTTTTGCTGCAACTAGCGACATCACGCTGAGGATTTCCGCGCTGTATAATGCCTGTTACTCTTAGCGTGGTGCTCGGACAGAGAAGAGGAGTTTTCACCTTCCAAGCACGAAGAACTGTCTCCCTCGACAAACCAGTTTCTGTGTTCCCAATCACCTGGCCAGCAGGACTAAGCAGAGCCGCGGACTGTCCTATAGCTAATACCTAATATGGCGTGTCAATCGTAGGTCACTACTCTGCCGCCCAACGGCTTACCAATGCAGCCAGGAGAACGTAGTCGGCTCCGATAAGACGCTTCGACATAGCCGTCTTTGTCGCAAATTGCGCTACAACAGCCGATATCGAGAAGGAGAGAAACAACCAAGCAAGAATTTGGATCAAGGGCGACGCGTGCTCCTCATTGAAGGCTGGAGGCTTCCCAACGTCCATTGGACCTCGTGTGAGTAGCATGGTGGTAGTTTCGAGATGGGAACTTTGGTATTCACGAACACGATGGTAGTGCAGTCCGTGAGAACGAGGTAGTAGCGAAGACCATACCTCCCATGCGTTATCTCTGTGCCTCATTCCAACACATGCTCATCACACTATAACCTGAGCCCTTTGCGAGTGACCGTATAGCTGGGTATTGGCATCATCTTCCGCAAGACTTTCCATGCAAGTATTTCTGCATATTCTTAGCTGAATTTACCCCCAGCCAGGTATGTGCAACGAGAGTTCCGCTGCAACGCTGCATAGGCCTTCGGGTGTACGTCCACAAGTGCAAATAGATCATCGTTCTGGAGTTTTGAGATGACCCCCATTAACTACGCCGCAATAGCACAGACGCATGCAACCGCTTTCGCATACGCGGCGGGGATGTCGCTTAAGTAGGAGATTTGTGTCGCATCCCCGCGGAATCGTCTTGCCCACACACCAGTTCGCACAAGAAGGTGTCCTGAAACTTTGGCAGAAAACCCGCAGGATAGTGTCTAAAGATGACATGCATCAGGCGTCGAGGCTTGTGAACCAGCGCCGGCGCATTTTTGGCCCTAACTTAGGCTAACGTAGCGCGCGGCTCGGTGCGAACATGGCCGCCACTCCGACTGTCGTCGTGGCCGCGCCATCTCGGTTGGCTATCACTATCATCCCGTGGGATGCGACAATGGAAATGATCTCCGTTTGCTCAAGGATTCGACTGTTGACATGCAAGGGGTGGAAATCCTGTCAAGTTCCAGGGAACATGTCGCAGTCATGATAACAGCAGATTGTCACGAGATGTGGATGCAGTCGCGGCCATGCAGAATGGCGTCTTCCGTTTACAACTCCGTGGGAACGTTATCAAGCATACTACTGCAGCTTTGCGGCACGGCATCTAACCTGAACGATGCGTTTGGCGGATTAATCTAGACTGGTCATCGCACATCCGACGTCGGTAACGGCACCACTTTGACAGCATGAAAGAGGTTAGTTCCCCCTCATCACACAGTGGGTATACCTTCTTTATGCCTCGCACGAGTCGCAAATTACCCCTTTGTCTTTGACAGTCCTTTTCCTTCCCTCTACGCATAGCAACTGTAGCTATGGAACTCAGTAACCGGAAAGCCGAAGCAATCGACGCTTCTGTCGTAGAAGCCGACCAGGATGGGTACACTCGAGACGAGAGAGACCTGGTTCGCCTGGGCAAAAAGCCAGTTCTGAAGCGCAATTTTGGCTTCATGCAGATCCTGGGCTTCTCGTGTACCGTACTGGTGACCTGGGAGGGCATCCTCTCGTGAGTTTAGGCAATGAAGCCAAGACAATAGGGACCCTGCTCATTGACTGTGCCTCAGTGTTTCTACGCCAAGTCTACTGAACGGTGGTCCAGCTGGTGTCTTCTGGGGTTATCTCCTTATATGGATCGGCTCCATTTCAGTCTATACGGTACTATCCGAGCTGGCTTCCATGGCACCAACCGCAGGTGGACAATACCAGTGAGCGGCTGAACCCGTGTATCAATCCTTTCTTGCCGCTGACCCGTCCGCAGCTGGGTTGCCATGTTGGCTCCACCTTCATCCAGGAAGTTTCTAAGTTACATCACCGGTTGGGTAACGTTGATTGGATGGCAAGCCACAACTGCCTCGTCGGCGTACCTTGGTGGATCAATATTGCAGAGCGTTGTTTTGATCTTGCACCCTGATTATTCCCCCAAGCCGTACCAGGCTATGCTGCTCGGATGGACAGTCCTCGCCTTCGCGGTGATCATTAATACCGTTGGTAGCAAGACGCTTGCTCACTTTGAAGGGTTGATCTTGATACTCCACGTCCTTGGATTTTTCGCCATTCTCATTCCCTTGGTTTATCTAGCACCGTAAGCAAACATCCGCCTAAGAGACATGTGAATGATGTGCTAACTTACTTGCCCGCGAACCAGACACAGCGATGCATCAATCTTCACCACATTTGTCAACTCAGGTGGCTGGTCAACTCAAGGCCTTTCTTTCATGGTCGGACTACCATCGTCTGTGTTCGCGCTTGTCGGTGTTGACTCATGTGTCCATGTAAGCCGTCCAAACAATGAACAAGTACATCATGTACATACTGACCGCAACACAGATGGCTGAAGAAGTCAAGGATGCGTCGAGGGTAGTACCAAGAGCTATCCTGATCAGCGTCTTCCTTAACGGTGCTCTCGGCCTTGCCATGATGGTGGCCTATCTTTTCTGTATCGGCAATCTGCAAGACGTCCTGGAGAACTCAGTGACCCTCGGATATGCGTATCTTTACGTGTTCCTCAAGGGCACCGGATCGCCTGGTGGTGCTATGACCATGGCCTTGCTCATGTGGTTTCTGGGTGTTTGCTGCCTTGTCGGTCTCATGGCCGCTACTTCCAGACAGATGTGGTCTTTCGCAAGAGACAATGCCGTCCCGTTTTCGTCGCAGGTGACCAAGGTATGATTTCCGCTGAGCTCACAAGcgctgctgaagctgattGTCCGCACAGGTCCACCCCAAGACACGGATTCCTGTCACAGCCATCTTCATCACAGCTGCAATCTCGATATTGCTATCCTTTATCGCTCT includes these proteins:
- a CDS encoding PotE, Amino acid transporter, encoding MELSNRKAEAIDASVVEADQDGYTRDERDLVRLGKKPVLKRNFGFMQILGFSCTVLVTWEGILSVSTPSLLNGGPAGVFWGYLLIWIGSISVYTVLSELASMAPTAGGQYHWVAMLAPPSSRKFLSYITGWVTLIGWQATTASSAYLGGSILQSVVLILHPDYSPKPYQAMLLGWTVLAFAVIINTVGSKTLAHFEGLILILHVLGFFAILIPLVYLAPDASIFTTFVNSGGWSTQGLSFMVGLPSSVFALVGVDSCVHMAEEVKDASRVVPRAILISVFLNGALGLAMMVAYLFCIGNLQDVLENSVTLGYAYLYVFLKGTGSPGGAMTMALLMWFLGVCCLVGLMAATSRQMWSFARDNAVPFSSQVTKVHPKTRIPVTAIFITAAISILLSFIALGSYVAFSNVVNLSIGGLYASYFIVCSLLLGRRLQGISAYNAHAALVGPDSLQWGPWKVPGIFGVANNLFACCYLLVLWFFSFWPGSVEVDAQSMNFSSVTFGGTVLFAIFWYYVRGRKTYRGPIIEVSLGN